From Mustela erminea isolate mMusErm1 chromosome 1, mMusErm1.Pri, whole genome shotgun sequence, a single genomic window includes:
- the ZXDC gene encoding zinc finger protein ZXDC isoform X4, with protein sequence MDLPKLLAAPTARGAQHGGGGGPGRLRRGPGPPPSPGPARRRLLLLRGSEDGGPGPLRGEAPAASAGPGPSPPPPEDGGDSFVVLLEVARGGAAEDPGRREVGSGAGASPITHSEPGPSCAATAPGSGAALAGTVTINSQDLLVRFDHGVFTLAAAPPQPGQPPRGPPAPPGEEVTSPAEGRRGPQGPGPSAPGYRCPEPQCTLSFAKKHQLKVHLLTHGGSQGRRPFKCPLDGCGWAFTTSYKLKRHLQSHDKLRPFGCPVGGCGKKFTTVYNLKAHMKGHEQENLFKCEVCSERFPTHAKLSSHQRSHFEPERPYKCDFPGCEKTFITVSALFSHNRAHFREQELFSCSFPGCSKQYDKACRLKIHLRSHTGERPFICDSDSCGWTFTSMSKLLRHKRKHDDDRRFTCPVEGCGKSFTRAEHLKGHSITHLGTKPFECPVEGCCARFSARSSLYIHSKKHLQDVGAPKSRCPVSSCNRLFTSKHSMKAHVVRQHSRRPDLFPQLGAPSSLTHSSELSSPGQSELNNLDLAALFSDAPGDGGSAAGASDEALNSGILTIDVTSVSASLGGNLPANNSSLGPMDPLVLVAHSDIPPSLDSPLVLGTAATVLQQGSFGMDDVQTVNTGALGCLVALPVKNLSPDPQALTSGGHLTDTISTLTSPSPPPGDTGGPELLAPIKVEPASPPSPNTVRQQERSRGAPRSVFCSPAEKHSPQKDTGLSAGTGSFYLESGGSARTDSRAIQLAKKKKQKGTGSNAGNIQGSTSMDMCQLLPSAELCITKYRSCLPGKRHTWCIFLPCQLSELHRVGDLLCACSSWRCRSLRVRSEENERWQSQSYSLAHKPAWLVVWEPCGAQWRSASTGSSSRSAVRSAPATAGRALRRSSLIVGSQPAAFCPPPPVCCRFARLCPPGLDALQLFGSVSKTVRKLLAS encoded by the exons ATGGACCTTCCGAAGCTGCTCGCCGCCCCGACCGCGCGCGGAGCTCAacatggcggcggcggcggccccggcCGACTCCGCCGAGGCCCGGGGCCACCGCCCAGCCCGGGCCCTGCGCGCCGCCGCCTGCTACTGCTGCGGGGCTCCGAAGATGGCGGGCCGGGGCCGCTGCGCGGGGAGGCCCCGGCGGCGTCGGCGGGCCCGGGgccgagccccccgccccccgaggaCGGTGGCGACTCTTTCGTGGTGCTTCTGGAAGTGGCGCGTGGCGGTGCGGCCGAGGACCCCGGGCGGCGGGAGGTGGGGTCCGGCGCTGGCGCGAGCCCAATCACCCACTCCGAGCCGGGCCCCAGCTGCGCAGCCACCGCCCCCGGGTCCGGCGCGGCTCTCGCGGGCACCGTCACCATTAACAGCCAGGACCTGCTGGTGCGCTTCGATCACGGCGTCTTCACGCTGGCCGCCGCGCCGCCGCAGCCGGGCCAGCCTCCCCGAGGCCCGCCGGCGCCACCGGGCGAGGAGGTCACGAGCCCGGCCGAGGGCCGCCGGGGTCCCCAGGGTCCGGGCCCTAGTGCCCCGGGCTACCGCTGTCCCGAGCCGCAGTGCACGCTCTCCTTCGCCAAGAAGCACCAGCTCAAGGTGCACCTGCTGACGCACGGCGGCAGCCAGGGCCGGCGGCCCTTCAAGTGCCCGCTGGACGGCTGCGGCTGGGCCTTCACTACCTCCTACAAGCTCAAGCGGCACCTGCAGTCGCACGACAAGCTGCGGCCCTTCGGCTGCCCGGTGGGCGGCTGCGGCAAGAAGTTTACCACCGTGTACAACCTCAAGGCACACATGAAGGGCCACGAGCAGGAGAACTTGTTCAAGTGCGAGGTGTGCTCCGAGCGCTTTCCCACGCACGCCAAACTCAGCTCCCACCAGCGCAGCCACTTCGAGCCGGAGAGGCCCTACAAGTGTGACTTTCCCG gCTGTGAGAAGACATTCATCACAGTGAGTGCTCTTTTTTCCCATAACCGAGCTCACTTCAGGGAACAAGAACTCTTTTCTTGCTCCTTTCCTGGGTGCAGCAAACAATATGACAAAGCTTGTCGCCTGAAAATTCACCTGAGAAGTCATACAG gtGAAAGACCTTTTATTTGTGACTCTGACAGTTGTGGCTGGACCTTTACCAGCATGTCTAAACTCCTGCGACACAAAAG GAAACACGATGATGACCGGAGGTTTACTTGCCCCGTTGAAGGCTGTGGGAAGTCATTCACCAGAGCAGAGCACCTGAAGGGCCATAGCATCACCCACCTGGGCACAAAGCCATTCGAGTGTCCCGTGGAAG GGTGCTGTGCTAGATTCTCTGCCCGTAGCAGCCTCTACATTCACTCCAAGAAACACCTGCAGGACGTGGGTGCTCCGAAAAGCCGTTGCCCAGTGTCCAGCTGTAACAGACTCTTCACCTCCAAGCACAGCATGAAGGCCCATGTGGTCCGGCAGCATAGCCGGCGCCCAG atcTCTTCCCTCAGCTTGGAGCTCCGAGTTCTCTTACGCATAGCAGTGAACTTAGCAGCCCAGGCCAAAGTGAGCTGAACAACCTAGACCTGGCAGCGCTCTTCTCTGACGCACCTGGTGATGGTGGTAGTGCGGCAGGGGCCTCAGACGAGGCACTGAACTCTGGCATCCTGACTATTGATGTTACTTCTGTGAGCGCCTCACTCGGAGGGAACCTTCCTGCTAATAATAGTTCCTTGGGGCCCATGGACCCACTGGTGTTGGTGGCCCATAGTGACATTCCTCCAAGCCTGGATAGCCCTCTCGTTCTTGGGACAGCAGCCACCGTTCTTCAACAAGGCAGCTTCGGTATGGATGACGTACAGACTGTAAACACAGGAGCTTTAGGCTGTTTGGTAGCTCTGCCTGTGAAGAACTTGAGTCCGGACCCACAGGCTTTGACCTCAGGTGGTCATTTAACAGACACCATCTCCACACTGACCTCTCCGAGTCCCCCACCTGGAGACACCGGTGGCCCAGAGCTGCTGGCTCCAATCAAAGTGGAACCGGCCTCGCCTCCCAGCCCCAACACTGTAAGGCAGCAGGAACGGAGCCGAGGGGCGCCCAGGTCGGTGTTCTGCAGCCCTGCGGAAAAGCACAGTCCTCAGAAAGACACGGGGCTCAGTGCGGGGACCGGCAGCTTCTATTTG GAAAGTGGGGGCTCAGCAAGAACTGATTCCCGAGCCATTCAACTagccaagaaaaaaaagcagaaaggaacTGGGAGCAATGCAG GAAATATCCAGGGATCTACGTCAATGGACATGTGCCAGCTGCTGCCCAGTGCTGAGCTGTGTATTACTAAATATCGTTCATGTCTGCCAGGAAAGCGGCACACTTGGTGCATATTTTTG CCCTGCCAGCTATCTGAGCTCCACCGTGTCGGGGATCTCCTGTGTGCCTGCAGCTCTTGGCGTTGCAG GAGCCTCAGGGTCCGCtcagaggaaaatgaaaggtGGCAAAGTCAGTCCTACTCACTTGCACACAAGCCAGCCTGGCTGGTTGTGTGGGAACCTTGTGGTGCCCAGTGGAGGTCAGCTAGCACCGGCTCCAGCAGCCGGAGTGCAGTGCGTTCAGCTCCAGCTACTGCAG GACGAGCCCTCAGGCGAAGCAGCCTCATCGTCGGTTCTCAGCCCGCAGccttctgccctccaccccctgTTTGCTGTCGATTTGCCCGTCTATGTCCTCCAGGTCTGGATGCCTTACAGCTCTTTGGGTCCGTTAGTAAGACTGTCAGGAAGCTTTTGGCTTCCTGA
- the ZXDC gene encoding zinc finger protein ZXDC isoform X9, with product MDLPKLLAAPTARGAQHGGGGGPGRLRRGPGPPPSPGPARRRLLLLRGSEDGGPGPLRGEAPAASAGPGPSPPPPEDGGDSFVVLLEVARGGAAEDPGRREVGSGAGASPITHSEPGPSCAATAPGSGAALAGTVTINSQDLLVRFDHGVFTLAAAPPQPGQPPRGPPAPPGEEVTSPAEGRRGPQGPGPSAPGYRCPEPQCTLSFAKKHQLKVHLLTHGGSQGRRPFKCPLDGCGWAFTTSYKLKRHLQSHDKLRPFGCPVGGCGKKFTTVYNLKAHMKGHEQENLFKCEVCSERFPTHAKLSSHQRSHFEPERPYKCDFPGCEKTFITVSALFSHNRAHFREQELFSCSFPGCSKQYDKACRLKIHLRSHTGERPFICDSDSCGWTFTSMSKLLRHKRKHDDDRRFTCPVEGCGKSFTRAEHLKGHSITHLGTKPFECPVEGCCARFSARSSLYIHSKKHLQDVGAPKSRCPVSSCNRLFTSKHSMKAHVVRQHSRRPDLFPQLGAPSSLTHSSELSSPGQSELNNLDLAALFSDAPGDGGSAAGASDEALNSGILTIDVTSVSASLGGNLPANNSSLGPMDPLVLVAHSDIPPSLDSPLVLGTAATVLQQGSFGMDDVQTVNTGALGCLVALPVKNLSPDPQALTSGGHLTDTISTLTSPSPPPGDTGGPELLAPIKVEPASPPSPNTVRQQERSRGAPRSVFCSPAEKHSPQKDTGLSAGTGSFYLLCDVGLPRFSEHRWCVVNGLQESGGSARTDSRAIQLAKKKKQKGTGSNAGHSALETSVRVLRKSQPHEEAMCVCPGW from the exons ATGGACCTTCCGAAGCTGCTCGCCGCCCCGACCGCGCGCGGAGCTCAacatggcggcggcggcggccccggcCGACTCCGCCGAGGCCCGGGGCCACCGCCCAGCCCGGGCCCTGCGCGCCGCCGCCTGCTACTGCTGCGGGGCTCCGAAGATGGCGGGCCGGGGCCGCTGCGCGGGGAGGCCCCGGCGGCGTCGGCGGGCCCGGGgccgagccccccgccccccgaggaCGGTGGCGACTCTTTCGTGGTGCTTCTGGAAGTGGCGCGTGGCGGTGCGGCCGAGGACCCCGGGCGGCGGGAGGTGGGGTCCGGCGCTGGCGCGAGCCCAATCACCCACTCCGAGCCGGGCCCCAGCTGCGCAGCCACCGCCCCCGGGTCCGGCGCGGCTCTCGCGGGCACCGTCACCATTAACAGCCAGGACCTGCTGGTGCGCTTCGATCACGGCGTCTTCACGCTGGCCGCCGCGCCGCCGCAGCCGGGCCAGCCTCCCCGAGGCCCGCCGGCGCCACCGGGCGAGGAGGTCACGAGCCCGGCCGAGGGCCGCCGGGGTCCCCAGGGTCCGGGCCCTAGTGCCCCGGGCTACCGCTGTCCCGAGCCGCAGTGCACGCTCTCCTTCGCCAAGAAGCACCAGCTCAAGGTGCACCTGCTGACGCACGGCGGCAGCCAGGGCCGGCGGCCCTTCAAGTGCCCGCTGGACGGCTGCGGCTGGGCCTTCACTACCTCCTACAAGCTCAAGCGGCACCTGCAGTCGCACGACAAGCTGCGGCCCTTCGGCTGCCCGGTGGGCGGCTGCGGCAAGAAGTTTACCACCGTGTACAACCTCAAGGCACACATGAAGGGCCACGAGCAGGAGAACTTGTTCAAGTGCGAGGTGTGCTCCGAGCGCTTTCCCACGCACGCCAAACTCAGCTCCCACCAGCGCAGCCACTTCGAGCCGGAGAGGCCCTACAAGTGTGACTTTCCCG gCTGTGAGAAGACATTCATCACAGTGAGTGCTCTTTTTTCCCATAACCGAGCTCACTTCAGGGAACAAGAACTCTTTTCTTGCTCCTTTCCTGGGTGCAGCAAACAATATGACAAAGCTTGTCGCCTGAAAATTCACCTGAGAAGTCATACAG gtGAAAGACCTTTTATTTGTGACTCTGACAGTTGTGGCTGGACCTTTACCAGCATGTCTAAACTCCTGCGACACAAAAG GAAACACGATGATGACCGGAGGTTTACTTGCCCCGTTGAAGGCTGTGGGAAGTCATTCACCAGAGCAGAGCACCTGAAGGGCCATAGCATCACCCACCTGGGCACAAAGCCATTCGAGTGTCCCGTGGAAG GGTGCTGTGCTAGATTCTCTGCCCGTAGCAGCCTCTACATTCACTCCAAGAAACACCTGCAGGACGTGGGTGCTCCGAAAAGCCGTTGCCCAGTGTCCAGCTGTAACAGACTCTTCACCTCCAAGCACAGCATGAAGGCCCATGTGGTCCGGCAGCATAGCCGGCGCCCAG atcTCTTCCCTCAGCTTGGAGCTCCGAGTTCTCTTACGCATAGCAGTGAACTTAGCAGCCCAGGCCAAAGTGAGCTGAACAACCTAGACCTGGCAGCGCTCTTCTCTGACGCACCTGGTGATGGTGGTAGTGCGGCAGGGGCCTCAGACGAGGCACTGAACTCTGGCATCCTGACTATTGATGTTACTTCTGTGAGCGCCTCACTCGGAGGGAACCTTCCTGCTAATAATAGTTCCTTGGGGCCCATGGACCCACTGGTGTTGGTGGCCCATAGTGACATTCCTCCAAGCCTGGATAGCCCTCTCGTTCTTGGGACAGCAGCCACCGTTCTTCAACAAGGCAGCTTCGGTATGGATGACGTACAGACTGTAAACACAGGAGCTTTAGGCTGTTTGGTAGCTCTGCCTGTGAAGAACTTGAGTCCGGACCCACAGGCTTTGACCTCAGGTGGTCATTTAACAGACACCATCTCCACACTGACCTCTCCGAGTCCCCCACCTGGAGACACCGGTGGCCCAGAGCTGCTGGCTCCAATCAAAGTGGAACCGGCCTCGCCTCCCAGCCCCAACACTGTAAGGCAGCAGGAACGGAGCCGAGGGGCGCCCAGGTCGGTGTTCTGCAGCCCTGCGGAAAAGCACAGTCCTCAGAAAGACACGGGGCTCAGTGCGGGGACCGGCAGCTTCTATTTG CTGTGTGACGTTGGGCTGCCTCGATTCTCTGAGCACAGATGGTGTGTGGTGAATGGGTTACAG GAAAGTGGGGGCTCAGCAAGAACTGATTCCCGAGCCATTCAACTagccaagaaaaaaaagcagaaaggaacTGGGAGCAATGCAG
- the ZXDC gene encoding zinc finger protein ZXDC isoform X5, with product MDLPKLLAAPTARGAQHGGGGGPGRLRRGPGPPPSPGPARRRLLLLRGSEDGGPGPLRGEAPAASAGPGPSPPPPEDGGDSFVVLLEVARGGAAEDPGRREVGSGAGASPITHSEPGPSCAATAPGSGAALAGTVTINSQDLLVRFDHGVFTLAAAPPQPGQPPRGPPAPPGEEVTSPAEGRRGPQGPGPSAPGYRCPEPQCTLSFAKKHQLKVHLLTHGGSQGRRPFKCPLDGCGWAFTTSYKLKRHLQSHDKLRPFGCPVGGCGKKFTTVYNLKAHMKGHEQENLFKCEVCSERFPTHAKLSSHQRSHFEPERPYKCDFPGCEKTFITVSALFSHNRAHFREQELFSCSFPGCSKQYDKACRLKIHLRSHTGERPFICDSDSCGWTFTSMSKLLRHKRKHDDDRRFTCPVEGCGKSFTRAEHLKGHSITHLGTKPFECPVEGCCARFSARSSLYIHSKKHLQDVGAPKSRCPVSSCNRLFTSKHSMKAHVVRQHSRRPDLFPQLGAPSSLTHSSELSSPGQSELNNLDLAALFSDAPGDGGSAAGASDEALNSGILTIDVTSVSASLGGNLPANNSSLGPMDPLVLVAHSDIPPSLDSPLVLGTAATVLQQGSFGMDDVQTVNTGALGCLVALPVKNLSPDPQALTSGGHLTDTISTLTSPSPPPGDTGGPELLAPIKVEPASPPSPNTVRQQERSRGAPRSVFCSPAEKHSPQKDTGLSAGTGSFYLLCDVGLPRFSEHRWCVVNGLQESGGSARTDSRAIQLAKKKKQKGTGSNAGASGSAQRKMKGGKVSPTHLHTSQPGWLCGNLVVPSGGQLAPAPAAGVQCVQLQLLQDEPSGEAASSSVLSPQPSALHPLFAVDLPVYVLQEVLPATGGAVGPEDMQSVGSTINLRDLQ from the exons ATGGACCTTCCGAAGCTGCTCGCCGCCCCGACCGCGCGCGGAGCTCAacatggcggcggcggcggccccggcCGACTCCGCCGAGGCCCGGGGCCACCGCCCAGCCCGGGCCCTGCGCGCCGCCGCCTGCTACTGCTGCGGGGCTCCGAAGATGGCGGGCCGGGGCCGCTGCGCGGGGAGGCCCCGGCGGCGTCGGCGGGCCCGGGgccgagccccccgccccccgaggaCGGTGGCGACTCTTTCGTGGTGCTTCTGGAAGTGGCGCGTGGCGGTGCGGCCGAGGACCCCGGGCGGCGGGAGGTGGGGTCCGGCGCTGGCGCGAGCCCAATCACCCACTCCGAGCCGGGCCCCAGCTGCGCAGCCACCGCCCCCGGGTCCGGCGCGGCTCTCGCGGGCACCGTCACCATTAACAGCCAGGACCTGCTGGTGCGCTTCGATCACGGCGTCTTCACGCTGGCCGCCGCGCCGCCGCAGCCGGGCCAGCCTCCCCGAGGCCCGCCGGCGCCACCGGGCGAGGAGGTCACGAGCCCGGCCGAGGGCCGCCGGGGTCCCCAGGGTCCGGGCCCTAGTGCCCCGGGCTACCGCTGTCCCGAGCCGCAGTGCACGCTCTCCTTCGCCAAGAAGCACCAGCTCAAGGTGCACCTGCTGACGCACGGCGGCAGCCAGGGCCGGCGGCCCTTCAAGTGCCCGCTGGACGGCTGCGGCTGGGCCTTCACTACCTCCTACAAGCTCAAGCGGCACCTGCAGTCGCACGACAAGCTGCGGCCCTTCGGCTGCCCGGTGGGCGGCTGCGGCAAGAAGTTTACCACCGTGTACAACCTCAAGGCACACATGAAGGGCCACGAGCAGGAGAACTTGTTCAAGTGCGAGGTGTGCTCCGAGCGCTTTCCCACGCACGCCAAACTCAGCTCCCACCAGCGCAGCCACTTCGAGCCGGAGAGGCCCTACAAGTGTGACTTTCCCG gCTGTGAGAAGACATTCATCACAGTGAGTGCTCTTTTTTCCCATAACCGAGCTCACTTCAGGGAACAAGAACTCTTTTCTTGCTCCTTTCCTGGGTGCAGCAAACAATATGACAAAGCTTGTCGCCTGAAAATTCACCTGAGAAGTCATACAG gtGAAAGACCTTTTATTTGTGACTCTGACAGTTGTGGCTGGACCTTTACCAGCATGTCTAAACTCCTGCGACACAAAAG GAAACACGATGATGACCGGAGGTTTACTTGCCCCGTTGAAGGCTGTGGGAAGTCATTCACCAGAGCAGAGCACCTGAAGGGCCATAGCATCACCCACCTGGGCACAAAGCCATTCGAGTGTCCCGTGGAAG GGTGCTGTGCTAGATTCTCTGCCCGTAGCAGCCTCTACATTCACTCCAAGAAACACCTGCAGGACGTGGGTGCTCCGAAAAGCCGTTGCCCAGTGTCCAGCTGTAACAGACTCTTCACCTCCAAGCACAGCATGAAGGCCCATGTGGTCCGGCAGCATAGCCGGCGCCCAG atcTCTTCCCTCAGCTTGGAGCTCCGAGTTCTCTTACGCATAGCAGTGAACTTAGCAGCCCAGGCCAAAGTGAGCTGAACAACCTAGACCTGGCAGCGCTCTTCTCTGACGCACCTGGTGATGGTGGTAGTGCGGCAGGGGCCTCAGACGAGGCACTGAACTCTGGCATCCTGACTATTGATGTTACTTCTGTGAGCGCCTCACTCGGAGGGAACCTTCCTGCTAATAATAGTTCCTTGGGGCCCATGGACCCACTGGTGTTGGTGGCCCATAGTGACATTCCTCCAAGCCTGGATAGCCCTCTCGTTCTTGGGACAGCAGCCACCGTTCTTCAACAAGGCAGCTTCGGTATGGATGACGTACAGACTGTAAACACAGGAGCTTTAGGCTGTTTGGTAGCTCTGCCTGTGAAGAACTTGAGTCCGGACCCACAGGCTTTGACCTCAGGTGGTCATTTAACAGACACCATCTCCACACTGACCTCTCCGAGTCCCCCACCTGGAGACACCGGTGGCCCAGAGCTGCTGGCTCCAATCAAAGTGGAACCGGCCTCGCCTCCCAGCCCCAACACTGTAAGGCAGCAGGAACGGAGCCGAGGGGCGCCCAGGTCGGTGTTCTGCAGCCCTGCGGAAAAGCACAGTCCTCAGAAAGACACGGGGCTCAGTGCGGGGACCGGCAGCTTCTATTTG CTGTGTGACGTTGGGCTGCCTCGATTCTCTGAGCACAGATGGTGTGTGGTGAATGGGTTACAG GAAAGTGGGGGCTCAGCAAGAACTGATTCCCGAGCCATTCAACTagccaagaaaaaaaagcagaaaggaacTGGGAGCAATGCAG GAGCCTCAGGGTCCGCtcagaggaaaatgaaaggtGGCAAAGTCAGTCCTACTCACTTGCACACAAGCCAGCCTGGCTGGTTGTGTGGGAACCTTGTGGTGCCCAGTGGAGGTCAGCTAGCACCGGCTCCAGCAGCCGGAGTGCAGTGCGTTCAGCTCCAGCTACTGCAG GACGAGCCCTCAGGCGAAGCAGCCTCATCGTCGGTTCTCAGCCCGCAGccttctgccctccaccccctgTTTGCTGTCGATTTGCCCGTCTATGTCCTCCAG GAGGTGCTTCCTGCAACTGGAGGGGCTGTCGGGCCTGAGGACATGCAGAGTGTGGGGAGCACCATTAACCTTCGGGACCTGCAGTGA
- the ZXDC gene encoding zinc finger protein ZXDC isoform X7 has translation MDLPKLLAAPTARGAQHGGGGGPGRLRRGPGPPPSPGPARRRLLLLRGSEDGGPGPLRGEAPAASAGPGPSPPPPEDGGDSFVVLLEVARGGAAEDPGRREVGSGAGASPITHSEPGPSCAATAPGSGAALAGTVTINSQDLLVRFDHGVFTLAAAPPQPGQPPRGPPAPPGEEVTSPAEGRRGPQGPGPSAPGYRCPEPQCTLSFAKKHQLKVHLLTHGGSQGRRPFKCPLDGCGWAFTTSYKLKRHLQSHDKLRPFGCPVGGCGKKFTTVYNLKAHMKGHEQENLFKCEVCSERFPTHAKLSSHQRSHFEPERPYKCDFPGCCARFSARSSLYIHSKKHLQDVGAPKSRCPVSSCNRLFTSKHSMKAHVVRQHSRRPDLFPQLGAPSSLTHSSELSSPGQSELNNLDLAALFSDAPGDGGSAAGASDEALNSGILTIDVTSVSASLGGNLPANNSSLGPMDPLVLVAHSDIPPSLDSPLVLGTAATVLQQGSFGMDDVQTVNTGALGCLVALPVKNLSPDPQALTSGGHLTDTISTLTSPSPPPGDTGGPELLAPIKVEPASPPSPNTVRQQERSRGAPRSVFCSPAEKHSPQKDTGLSAGTGSFYLLCDVGLPRFSEHRWCVVNGLQESGGSARTDSRAIQLAKKKKQKGTGSNAGNIQGSTSMDMCQLLPSAELCITKYRSCLPGKRHTWCIFLPCQLSELHRVGDLLCACSSWRCRSLRVRSEENERWQSQSYSLAHKPAWLVVWEPCGAQWRSASTGSSSRSAVRSAPATAGRALRRSSLIVGSQPAAFCPPPPVCCRFARLCPPGLDALQLFGSVSKTVRKLLAS, from the exons ATGGACCTTCCGAAGCTGCTCGCCGCCCCGACCGCGCGCGGAGCTCAacatggcggcggcggcggccccggcCGACTCCGCCGAGGCCCGGGGCCACCGCCCAGCCCGGGCCCTGCGCGCCGCCGCCTGCTACTGCTGCGGGGCTCCGAAGATGGCGGGCCGGGGCCGCTGCGCGGGGAGGCCCCGGCGGCGTCGGCGGGCCCGGGgccgagccccccgccccccgaggaCGGTGGCGACTCTTTCGTGGTGCTTCTGGAAGTGGCGCGTGGCGGTGCGGCCGAGGACCCCGGGCGGCGGGAGGTGGGGTCCGGCGCTGGCGCGAGCCCAATCACCCACTCCGAGCCGGGCCCCAGCTGCGCAGCCACCGCCCCCGGGTCCGGCGCGGCTCTCGCGGGCACCGTCACCATTAACAGCCAGGACCTGCTGGTGCGCTTCGATCACGGCGTCTTCACGCTGGCCGCCGCGCCGCCGCAGCCGGGCCAGCCTCCCCGAGGCCCGCCGGCGCCACCGGGCGAGGAGGTCACGAGCCCGGCCGAGGGCCGCCGGGGTCCCCAGGGTCCGGGCCCTAGTGCCCCGGGCTACCGCTGTCCCGAGCCGCAGTGCACGCTCTCCTTCGCCAAGAAGCACCAGCTCAAGGTGCACCTGCTGACGCACGGCGGCAGCCAGGGCCGGCGGCCCTTCAAGTGCCCGCTGGACGGCTGCGGCTGGGCCTTCACTACCTCCTACAAGCTCAAGCGGCACCTGCAGTCGCACGACAAGCTGCGGCCCTTCGGCTGCCCGGTGGGCGGCTGCGGCAAGAAGTTTACCACCGTGTACAACCTCAAGGCACACATGAAGGGCCACGAGCAGGAGAACTTGTTCAAGTGCGAGGTGTGCTCCGAGCGCTTTCCCACGCACGCCAAACTCAGCTCCCACCAGCGCAGCCACTTCGAGCCGGAGAGGCCCTACAAGTGTGACTTTCCCG GGTGCTGTGCTAGATTCTCTGCCCGTAGCAGCCTCTACATTCACTCCAAGAAACACCTGCAGGACGTGGGTGCTCCGAAAAGCCGTTGCCCAGTGTCCAGCTGTAACAGACTCTTCACCTCCAAGCACAGCATGAAGGCCCATGTGGTCCGGCAGCATAGCCGGCGCCCAG atcTCTTCCCTCAGCTTGGAGCTCCGAGTTCTCTTACGCATAGCAGTGAACTTAGCAGCCCAGGCCAAAGTGAGCTGAACAACCTAGACCTGGCAGCGCTCTTCTCTGACGCACCTGGTGATGGTGGTAGTGCGGCAGGGGCCTCAGACGAGGCACTGAACTCTGGCATCCTGACTATTGATGTTACTTCTGTGAGCGCCTCACTCGGAGGGAACCTTCCTGCTAATAATAGTTCCTTGGGGCCCATGGACCCACTGGTGTTGGTGGCCCATAGTGACATTCCTCCAAGCCTGGATAGCCCTCTCGTTCTTGGGACAGCAGCCACCGTTCTTCAACAAGGCAGCTTCGGTATGGATGACGTACAGACTGTAAACACAGGAGCTTTAGGCTGTTTGGTAGCTCTGCCTGTGAAGAACTTGAGTCCGGACCCACAGGCTTTGACCTCAGGTGGTCATTTAACAGACACCATCTCCACACTGACCTCTCCGAGTCCCCCACCTGGAGACACCGGTGGCCCAGAGCTGCTGGCTCCAATCAAAGTGGAACCGGCCTCGCCTCCCAGCCCCAACACTGTAAGGCAGCAGGAACGGAGCCGAGGGGCGCCCAGGTCGGTGTTCTGCAGCCCTGCGGAAAAGCACAGTCCTCAGAAAGACACGGGGCTCAGTGCGGGGACCGGCAGCTTCTATTTG CTGTGTGACGTTGGGCTGCCTCGATTCTCTGAGCACAGATGGTGTGTGGTGAATGGGTTACAG GAAAGTGGGGGCTCAGCAAGAACTGATTCCCGAGCCATTCAACTagccaagaaaaaaaagcagaaaggaacTGGGAGCAATGCAG GAAATATCCAGGGATCTACGTCAATGGACATGTGCCAGCTGCTGCCCAGTGCTGAGCTGTGTATTACTAAATATCGTTCATGTCTGCCAGGAAAGCGGCACACTTGGTGCATATTTTTG CCCTGCCAGCTATCTGAGCTCCACCGTGTCGGGGATCTCCTGTGTGCCTGCAGCTCTTGGCGTTGCAG GAGCCTCAGGGTCCGCtcagaggaaaatgaaaggtGGCAAAGTCAGTCCTACTCACTTGCACACAAGCCAGCCTGGCTGGTTGTGTGGGAACCTTGTGGTGCCCAGTGGAGGTCAGCTAGCACCGGCTCCAGCAGCCGGAGTGCAGTGCGTTCAGCTCCAGCTACTGCAG GACGAGCCCTCAGGCGAAGCAGCCTCATCGTCGGTTCTCAGCCCGCAGccttctgccctccaccccctgTTTGCTGTCGATTTGCCCGTCTATGTCCTCCAGGTCTGGATGCCTTACAGCTCTTTGGGTCCGTTAGTAAGACTGTCAGGAAGCTTTTGGCTTCCTGA